The Marasmius oreades isolate 03SP1 chromosome 2, whole genome shotgun sequence genomic sequence TGTGAAATTAAATATACCTACCGCTTTGTCGTCGAACCGGCAAAACCCATCCAAAATATCGGCAACTACAGGTGTCCATGCAAGAATATTCTTATTTTGACTATCAGCTCGCAGCTTGTTGAAGTCTCGAATCACATTTAAACTGAGCCTGGAAGAAGACGTTGAGTGACCTTGGATGAATTCGGTAAGATAGGATGCTTACGGCATAAGCCGCTCGGCAATTTGGCCGCGGGCGCTCTGATGTTCCGGGCGAAGGTCGTAGTACATGCGTGAAAGGACATGGACTAACGTGGCAGCACTGCTAGACTCTTGTTTGAGTAGATTCGGTAAATGCCTCATGAATCCTGGCGGCTTTTCAGTATCCCTCGTGGAGCGAAACCATACACCACTTACCAACTTTCCACAGACCCGTACGAAGTTCTTTATCTTCGTTGAACATTCTCGCAAATTGGTAGCTTTGGTCGAGAACACTCGTGAGTCGGAGCAGCTGATCCGGCGGAATTGTGTTGTACACCTCGTCATTGCGAAGGAGGTCGTTTGTTGTTTCTATTAACAGCAATTGCAAAACACATTTCACGATTATTTGCTTGAAAATGCGGCGACGGTCGTCAACTGTGTGCTGTACTCCGGACTTTGTTGGTTCGTTGCCGGATGAAAGCGGGGCTGGGAGGATGGCCTGACCATTGGCTTCTGGATGCGCAGACAGAAAATGTTAAAATACAGCAAGCCCATCGGAAAACGGTCGTTGGACTTACCATTCGGGTCTCCTAGCTCGGGGCTGTTGTGATCGGAAATTTGTACACGCAGAGCATCGTCGAAAAGTTGATGGGGTGTGGTTGTTTTGAATAACTTGACGAAGGTGGTTACAACACGCTCCCAACGAACCGGGCTTAATTTTGAAACATTGTTCTCGAGCAGCTGTTGAAGACACGATGTTCCTATTCTTGCAAGAGTATCGTTTTCTATTTTGAATTAGTGATGTAAAGCCTTTGATACAATGCAAACCGTACCTTGGCAAATACATACACACAGCAAGTCGAGTAGACCATCGAGGAACCGTTCTAGAGTGGTGAAAAAGAAAGTATATAGATCGATTAGGTCTCGGAGAGCCTGTATCATGGTTGTTGACAGCCACACGCTCATGTCTTCTTGTGTACTGAAGCGAGACAAATCTTGGCTGGACTTCAACACAGAAAATATAGGGAACAAGAGTTCCTGACAGCATGTATCCCAGAAGTCGACAGGGAATGTGGACCCATACGTCTTGAGAGTGGTGAATAACGAATCGAGGGCCCTGAAGGTTGGAAGGTTAGTGGAGGAATTCCAAACTAATTTCTCAACTCACAGTCGGCGAACTTCTAGATCTTCGCCATTCATGATGATCTCGTAGAAGGCGAACAGGATCGGATACCAATACTTGATCATATTATCATCCAAAGACTCTGTCGACCAACCACATTCTGGGCAATCCAACATGACGGGGATGATACCTCGTAACATGCCGATCGCTAGCAGGCTGATTTTCTGATATTTGCTCGATTTACAGAAATCCGTAACGCAGACAGTGAGGTCAGCGAATGCCCCATGTCGCACAATGGCGTTAAAGTGCTCTTTGTTCAGCCGCGTCACGATCTCGAACGCAGAATTGGCGATTCGTTCTATCACACACGTCAGACCAGGTAAGGGAAACTATGAAGTGGATATCATACCTGTCAGGACCTTAGAGGCAGCTTGAAAAACGCCGAACATGGTTCGCCAGCCAGAGCGCATATTCTGAACCCGTGTTTGGATCATTTGTTGTAGGCATTGTAGGACCTATTATGGGTTATTGGCGCAAGACTTTAATAAGCGATGGTTTCTGCCTACTAGATCCCTTATGTCCGGATTTGAATTATGTATCATGGTATGTTCAAAGGGTTTCAAGAAGTCTTTCTGAAATTTGAAATGCGGTagctcctccttctccagaAACCTCGTCGCTAGCTGGCGGAGAGAATCCAGCGCGAACGATGCCACATGAAGGTTGTTGTGACAGCACACCTATACAGAACCTGTCAGAGATTAAAGATTTGCGGACTTGTATCCCGTGCTTACCTGATTAAAGTGTTTACCCAGAATGCCCCACAAGTTGGACCATTCGAGGCGAATTCGGTTCATATTGTAATACGAAATCTCGACCAACTTTTGCAGACTAAATAGCCGAGGGTGCTGAGAAAGACCAGATGACTGTATTTCTTCCCATGAAACGTCACTTAAAGCTTGAACAAAGTCAACGATAGCAGTCTAAATTTTTCCAGGACACTTAAACTTCAAGAAAGAGACAAGAACTGGCAATGCGCACCCCTGATAGATAATGACTCAAGGAGAACACCATATCTGCCGCCACAGTGATATGGGTGGATCGACTCTCGTTGGCCAATTCTTCTGTGGGTAATTTTCGTACGCGTCTGTTCAATATTGTCAGTAAACATGGCGAATAATGTAGTGAATCTGGACTTTCTTTGAGTCCGAAATATCGATGCCACTGCTGATTAGTTGCATGTGTTCTAGTTGACTGACGCAAGTCAACACTTCATGCCAAGATCCTTTGAGGTTGTTCCCTTCAGTTACCGCCACGTCTAACAGTGCCTTGATTGCCTCCAtattcttcgtcttcatttCACCCAAATTATTCAAGAATGTGAATTTTGCTAGTGTGGTGACGAACGCGTTCCGCTCCAATTCCAAATCGAAGAAGCAGACTATACGGATGGCACTTTTGAAACCGTCTAGACAGAGCTCAACAATCTCGAAATCATCCGTGTCCTGGAGCGGTCCAGACAGGCCAGCTAAGAACGCGATCCAAGCTACTTCAAACATGGGCCGAACATGTACGAAATGAGAGGCGCTGAAAAATTGTTCTCCACTTTTAGAACCTTTCCGTTGCGTGCGCATCATCGTCCTGAACAGAGCCTACAAATGCGTCGGAAGTTATCATGAAGTTAATGTTGACACACACTTACCTCAGTTTTATTGGCCATCCCACTGGACTGCATGACATAGGCCTCCTTCTGCAGATCTCGACCCATGTTCGCCAAAACGCTTGCTAAGCCAGGTCCGGTAGCGCTGGCCGTACGTCCGACCTCGTCTTTCATTTTGATTTCATTATTGACTATTTCGTCGTAGATGGCAGATAAAAACTCCTCCGGAAGGTCTGCATTGTCGTTGATCCCGCGATTATTCTTGATAAAATCCGGTTTTGTCATACGCTTTTTTATTTGAGGATTATGAGCGTCAGTGTTGAGCAGAATTGTGGAGTACGCTAGCACATAGGCGGCATCTGGACCAGTGCAATGATGTAGCTAAGTAGCGGGACCAAAAAAGGATTGTGCCTACCCGCATTTGCAAAAGGTGTCTGGCTGTTGCCTGCAATGAAACGCTCTGCGAATTTGAGCATATACCTATCGATCTTTTGCGATTCACCAGGTAAACGGAAGGATTGTAAGAATAAGCGGAGGGCATCGACGAAAGGAAGGTTGGTGAAATCCAGCAGGTCCACAAACGCATGCATGATGGCGATGTTTTCTTCCTCCCTATATGAATGGAAAGCAGACTTATTGTGTGTGAATAGGAAATGCACCTACCCTTCGCCCAAATACTCTCCGATCATAGCTTTGCCGAGGCCATCGGTATTTAGGAGGAACTTGGCGATATCTTGAGGTGATTTACTTGGAATAAACCCAGTTTCGATCAAAAATTGAATACCCTGCAGTAACCGTAAGTCAACGGAGCGTAAAAGGAAAGGCAATATGTACTCGTTTCGGCTTGAAGTTGAATTTCTTGATTCCTTCCAGTAACGCCGTCTTCTTCTGCTTCGCACTCTCGAATCTGCTCGGGTCGTCCTCTAATTCAGGAGTAGACTGTCGGAGTGTTTCTGTGCTGGGGTCCGTAGACACCTTGTCGAGTGATGGATCTGGCGTCAGGGAATTACGTCTAAGATCCTCACCGGTTTGCGAAGGTGTAGAAGAGGAAGCTACCAAAGTACTATCGTCCGCAGTCTTTTCAGCTGCAGTCCCCCAGGCAACGAGCGACCGTAACACAGTGACAAGACACTCAAGACCCTGTCGTCTGAGATGTGCTTCTGATTGCCCCATCATGGACGTGTCCATCGACCCTGAGACGGACATTGCAGTTGTGCTTAAGGAGTGTGGAACGTTTCCAGAAGATTTGGTGGCAGGTTGTATCGCAGGACTAGGGGGTTCATTGGCCTTGGTCCCTGTCAATACTGAAGGCGTCGTCCCGATTTTTGATATCACGTTCATAAGACTGAATGAAAGAATATCAGGGGAGAAATATAAGTTTGCGTAATACCATGGCCACTTACTGTTCATAGATATTATCCGCTGACTGACCGTCACAGTCATAGTTAAGATATATCTCGACTAAAGCCTGGGGATCTTGACATAGTCGTGAAAGCATGCCGAGGATAACTGCTTTTTGCTTGACTGTCGATGTCCGCATCTCGAGGATAGGTATAAATATCTCATGAAGCAGAACTTCAATTTCTTTCTGAATCGAGATCGTGAGCATCAATCGACAGCAATCTCAATCAAAAGAGATATGACCTTTAACTTCGTCCGCATTCCGGAGAGCACGCGCCAAATTATCTCAACGACTATTTCGAATACTTGAGGCACTTGACTGATTGCATTTCGACTCATAGCTAGACAAAGGAATTGCTTGATGGCTTGAACGAAAGTCGTCGCCTCATTAGATGAACTCGAGTAAATCAATGCCGTTGAGTCCACAAAAAGGGGCATATGGGAATTGAGGACCGTGAGCACGAGATGCAGCGATAGTAATTTTGAACGCATTGCGTGCGACTTCATATCACGTTCGCTTGAGGATTGCAGGTTGGGAAGAGTGAGCATTAGATTGGCAGAGATAACAAGCTATTTACCTCTCGTTGTTGAGTGGCTTCATGGTCAGTTTACACAGCGCTCGAAAGACTAGGAACGCATCTTTGATAAAAAGATCAGTCCTGGTCAGCTGTCGATGACCATTGACTTCTGGTGTAGGTCCTCGTAGGTTACTTTCTACAAAGGATTCGCTGGCATGGAGATCAGTAGTGGTCAGGTTTTGCGATTCAGGACGCTTACTGCGAAGCACGAGCTCCTTTTTCCTCGCTGGAAAAAGCCTGTCCGGTTTGCTCTGCTTCCGCAACGGCTGAATCCCTCTTCTCAAGTGGATCCGGTGCGGGCCAGGATCTATCGGTCTTTTGAATTTCTTCCGAGATTGTAAAACTTGTTTTAGAGCCGGTAGGCAGGGAGAAGGTTGCAGATTTAGGGGAAGGAAAACTGTCTTGACTGGGACTGTGTGATAGGCCTTCAGTTGCCGGATTCTTCACACCAGTCGGTGCTCTACAACGCGTAAAAACGTGGTGCACCATCTGAGTCAATCCACCTTGAGCAACCATTTGATTCACGGGATCTGTGCTCAAAAGGAACACGTTATAGACCGTTCGTACTGCTTTGAGTAGAGACGAATGATGGACGAATATTGTTGGCGAAAGCACGAGCGCGAGCAGGGCTTTCACTATCTGGAGGGAAACTGCTTCGGGAGTAGTCTCCGAATGACAAGCTGCAATTGTATTGGTGACAAGGTCAACAAGGGATGACGAGTTTTCGGTGGAAGGCTTTCCTGACAAGCCGGGGGATGGAGGTGGTGAAGAATAATTGAGCTGGTTGGAGGGCGGTTCAGCGAAGAACGAGTAAGAGATTAGTTTGGAAATGCAGTCAAGACTTGCTATCATCAACTTATCGTTCCTAGTCTCACAGGCTAACCGAAGGGGCTCAAAAACTTCCCTCGGACGATCTCCACCCTGGTCGTTCCGAATCAGTTCCAATGCATGTTGTGTGCTTTCTCGAAGCGTGGTCGAGCGCTTGGCTTCTTTGGAAGATGCAATAGTCTCCAGCGCAGAAGAGATGAGGACCACAGACACAGAGTTGCCTCTGTTTCCGATAGTTAACGAACGTCGATGGCTTGAAAAGGCCGGTGACGTGAGGCCAGTGCTATTGGACGCTTCCGTATCGCGAGCTCGTTGCCCTACGGTGCCATCCGACGCGGTATGAGACATCCTGGAGGATGTAGGAGCGTTTCCGTTGACTTCGTGAGGTGCTGGTGATGTGGGAGGTTCAACAGTCGAGCCAGAATTGGAAGGAATGTGTGTAACTGGATGAACGTGATTCGAAGATGCCTCTGGAATTGATTCTTCAACACTGGGATGAGGTTGAGGGCGATCTCGTTCTGTTCCCTGTTGAACAGGCTGGTCGACGTGGATCGCGTGTGTGTCCTGGGATTGCACACTTCCTTCGTCTCCGAGCGCGATGTTGTCAGCGGGAGGTGAGTTTGGAAGAGAAACTTGGACAGGAGGAATATGGTTGTCCATGTTGACGCCGTGGGGTTCGACGTAGAGCGCAATGGTGCGCAGTCGTCGAGTATATTTGGGAACAGCTGAAGGTAGTGTATGAGAGTCTGCAGCTCCAGCCTACCTGGTATTACCGTCACATAGCGTTGTCACGTCACTCTCTACCACTCTACACTTCTCTactgtttttcttttcttttccaccATGGCTTCAGTTCAGGTGCCCGAGACTGCCTCTGCCGCTGTTTTGCTGCGTTCAGAACCCATACCCGAATCCTATGTTCCGGTGAAAGGCCCAGATTTTGATAAACCTCTTTCTCTCCAACAGTTTTTGGAAAGCTATCAACGCATTGGCTTTCAGGCAAACAGTCTGGGCAAAGCGATCGATATCGTGAATCGCATGGTGTGTCTTTTTGGGAAGTATTTTTATTATCGTTCTCATCGTCGGCCTAGCACAAGTGGCGTTTGTCAGACGAACCGATAGCAGAAGATGAATCCGATGAATATCGATCGCCTGAAGTCCGCTCTCGAACGCGATGCAACATCTTCCTCGGTTACACTTCGAACCTAATTTCTTCCGGTCTTCGTGAAATTATACTTCACCTCGTGAAGCATAGCCACGTCGCAGCAATTGTTACTACCGCTGGTGGGATTGAAGAAGATTTCATCAAATGCTTGGGCCACACTTATGTTGCCGACTTTAACCTTGACGGTGCTGATCTACGCAAAAGAGGCATGAATCGCATCGGTAACCTCATTGTTCCTAACGATAACTACTGCAAATTTGAAGATTGGCTAACCCCCATACTCGATACTATGCTTGCGGAACAGCAAGAAACTGGTCAAGTTTGGTCACCAAGCAGTTTTATTCGGCGGTTGGGAAAAGAGATCGATAACGAGGAATCAGTGTATTATTGGGCTTCTAAAGTGAATATAACACAATCTCAGCCCATCGCAGTTCTTTTCTGAGGAAGATTTTTCTCAGAATGATATCCCAGTGTTTTGTCCCGCACTCACTGATGGGTCAATTGGCGATATGATCTACTTTCACTCCTTCCGCAATCCTGGCCTCATTCTTGATATTGTACGTGACATTCGCGAACTGAATGAATTATCGCGCAAGTCAAGGAAAGCAGGAATGATCATCCTTGGAGGAGGTGTTTGTAAACACCAAATTGCCAATGCAATGCTTATCGTGGGGCTCCCCTCTTCCAGTCTATCATGTTGTCTCATGGATCCTCTTCCAGCGCAACGGTGCCGATTACTCAGTATTTATCGTAAGCCCAGGAGACTTTTCTCTATTATCTCTTGTTGACCGCGTCAATTTCAAGAATACCGGCCAAGAGTTTGACGGGTCCGATTCAGGCGCTCGTCCGGACGAGGCGGTCTCTTGGGGGAAAATACGAGCGGGAGCGGAATCCGTGAAGGTAACACCCATACCTCATCGTACAACAATGTACTCATCCAAATATTAGATACATGGCGATGCTACGCTCGTCTTCCCTATGTTAGTCGCAGCAACATTTGCAAAAGATGCTCCGGGCATCGTTTTTGAACAACAACAGTGATTAATTGTACCGTTCACCTGATCAATGTTCTCCATGAGCTTCTAGACACGCACCAGTGTGCTGAAACCTACCGTCGTCCGGAATTTCCTTCGACCATGCTATCAGATCGTCCTTCAAGAGTTGGAGTATTTGAAGTGCCTCCCGGATCGTTTGTGCCAAGCCGGGGTCGGATGCTTGCGGGGACAGCACAGCGTCATCAAACGCACTTTTCGCTAGGTGGCAGGCGCGATCAGGGCTCTTCTTCACGTCTAACCGCAATACTTGTGACAAAGCGTTATAGAACAGGTCAGAAGCCTCTCACCGTGATAGAAGACCGCAAAGTTAAGCGCCAGTCCCAGCCTTGTTGGATGTATCGGCTCCAAAGTCACCAACGCGTGCCGATAGGCTGATCTATACGCATCCAAGGATTCTTTCGCGTAATGCTCGAAATCCTCTGGTCGGCTAAATTCAGCTAAATAACGATAGTAATCGCCCTTCCTGAAGTGAAGCAGCATCTAAGTGGGTCAACCACAGATTCCTTAATATGGCGACTTACATCTTCGAATAAAACACTCGTTCCTCTCCTTTCTCAACCGCAGGTAAGAGCTTGGAGTCCAAAAGATGCACAATGTCTTTACAGACGTCAGAAAGTTCTTTTTCGATTTTCACCCGCTGCTTCTGTATCAACATAACCTTTCTTGCCACCACTGTCGGCCGAGACGCTTCGAGCTTTCCAACAGTATCAACTGTACGCCAACTGTTTCGGAGGGTGTTGGTTAAGTTCTTATAAGCCACAGACAAAAAGTTTCGTTCATCGTTCGTTAGTCGAGGGCCGAATTTCTTGATGATTGTTTTGATTTGTACGATTACATCTGCTTCGCACGAAACGAATATTGCTGAGCACTGTGCTTCGCTCCCAACCCACTTGACTGAGCTCACCATCGTATCGCTCGGCTCCTTCAGCCAATTCTGCGATGAACAATAATTTGGTTCGCAAGGGGACGCTGTCCTAAGTCCAATGTTAGGTTAGTCTGTGAGGACGAGGTTTGATGCCTTCATACCGGTTGGGTGGACATGGGATGAAGTCAAGTTGGTAAAATGTCTCGACATGTGTTGCATGTTAACGAAGGGCGAAACGAGGTCGACCGCAGGCTGTCTTGAGGGCACGTTGCAGTCACTCATTGAACACATGGCATTTCTCGACTATGACTGGACAAAGTGAAGCACCCGACAACTGGACATATCATGATACAGGAGCGTTTACGCAACGATGACGGACTTGTTCTCCACGAAATCTCCCAGCACCGAGGAAAGGATCTCGACGAACTGCTTCATCTGGTCCTGTTGGGGAAAACGTTTGCGAAGGTCAATACTGGCCAGTGAATATAGAAAGACGCAACTTATGGTACATTTACTGTAACTGACTCGGAAGTATCCATGCTTACGGGTCGTGTTCTCTCTCGGGGCTGCTGAGAAAAGGTGACCAATAACGTCAAGATTACCAAAAGCTCGGGTTCACATAGGAAACGCGAAGACATACCTGGACCGAGAACCAAGCCTGCTTCTGCGAATGCGGTGAACAGCTTCATCTCGAGATCATCTCGAGAGCGACTATTTTGCCGAATAATGGGTGGTGCCTGGAGGTCGATCTCGAGCTTTGGGCCAAAGCTCGGTATCAATCGCCTTGATTCCCGTTAGCAGATAGCCAAAGAAACATGCGACCAGTCGGGGGTACAAATGAAAAGGCACGGATCTGAACATAGTGGGCTTTTTCGTTGAGAATAATGTTCCCAGGTTTCAAGGAAGCCTCGTAAACAATGCACCTTTTCGCGGTACCCTTGTACACCATTAGTTTTGCAAACATTGAACTCTTCCTGTAAACAATCTATGAATTTGTCCCTTCTCTGCTGGTATTGAGACCGGAGGCCTTTCGCCAGTCAGCGACAGATTTCAGCACAGAGGTGCAACAATCGAATATAACCCTCATACTTCCATCGAAGGTCGATGTGACGAATACCTATCTTGCAAATGAGGGAAGACACTTGCGGGAAGAAGTGGGACGCCGCACGGGGATTGTGTCGATGTTTCTGAAGCTCGCTCAAGTCTCTCCTCAAATAGAGGATTACATGCAATCCAGCCGAGCCGACTACCAGGAGGTTCGGCTCATCAGCATTGATTGAATTCGAGCCGTGAAAATAGAAGGGCAGGACCTTCGGAAAGCGGTCTAGACGAGCGACTCGGCCTATATAGTCCAGCCTATCAAAGTGTAAGGAAAAGGACATGTGTTCAAACAGCGTTGTGACGACTCACTTTACGTAGCTCGGAACTAGCTGAGCAATATATTGCTCGTCAGACAAGGGGTTTCCTTTCTGCCTTCGGGACATACGGTCCTTCCTGAAGGAAGTAATATGGGTCGTCCTCGATAATTATCATGTCTTGATAATCTTAATCGTTGTTTAACTGGAAAAGAGGAACGATTGCCCACCAAACTCGACGCAAACCTCGTAAATTTCCTTCTTATTCAACGGTCTGACAGAACGCAAGTCATGAGTTTCAACAGAACACCTGATGAACCTACGAGACCTGTAGGATTTTGGCCAACTGGGACCGTGTACAGAAAAATGTACTTATGAAGGTCAAAAACACGACACGGGAGTTTAAATTTGACAAACATATCGAGGCATTCCATGGACAGCCTCATCCCATTCAGAAAGCACCTTTCTCAAGTCGTCACCCGCAGGCCATGATTATCCATTTGACGGAGATTGGATGAAAACCGGATGGTTCGATTCCCTGTTCCAGAAGAAATGGATATCGTCGCTGGATAGTGCACGTTCAAAGAAATACCCACGTATAGAGGACTCAGAAATGTCCATTCTGCAACCTCATTGAACGCCCTCTCCGGAATTACATAAGGTCAGAAAGGATTAACCGACCTCTCTGTGACGATGATACGCATGCTTGCACGCATGTTCCAAGTACATGGCTTGTCATCGTCACAGAGGAGAACAGTTACCGGTCTAGGATTTAGTGATCTCGTCCGTATTTCCGAGATCAGCGATATTCGTGAAGTTGGTTTAGGCGGGCGCAAAAAAAACTCATTGACAAAACCCATAAGTTGCGGAAGTCCTTACGCCATGCCTGATAGGCTTACTGTACTGTAAAGTAGTAGACAATGAAAGACTGTTCGGGTTTTTGGGGAAACGATTGATGGTAAAGGTTGTGGTTTTCTCAGCCTCAGTGGTTGATGTTGACTTTCCAAGCAACCTCCACAGCCAAGAGGTCCCGCTGCTGACAGTGACCAAGAGATCTCCAGAGTCCTCACTCGGTAATCCTTCAAATACGGTTGCGTGGATAAAGGTGAAACAGGACACAATCTAGTAACTCCTGCGAGACTGATATGATAATGCCCGGTCTGTCCAAGTCCTTAAGAGGAGATGCATTTCTGGCTCTCGCGAGATCAGAGGTGTCGATAGCCTCCGTGTGCTTTTCGAACGACATGGTAAGGTGCGAAGAGGATGGAAGGCACTGGGGACATTTTGATCTCCCACCTGTCCAGAATGGAGCAAGCCTGTTCATGGGCGAAGCAAACTTTCAaataaaaaaataaaaaaataAAACCCATGTCGTTGTGACATAGGCCAGACCGGCACTTTGCCGATGTCCCGGTGTCGTCCGgtaaatctaatcttatcttattgcCGAAAGAGGAATGGCGCAAACTCGGCCAAAGTGAACTCAAATCGACAATGCAGTGCTCCGCTTTCGCATCAACTAATACTGACTGACTTCCCACTTCTTCTCAAGGAGGCGTTAAGTGGACAGCTGGTAGAGGGTGAAGTGTGGTACGTTTTGAGGCCGTTTCTTGATATGTTTTATTAGACTGAAAATTCTCTCTTTATCATAACCAAGTACTGTTTGAGTATGGCGTATCAGTTCTCTAGGAAAGGCTGTTTCAAGTGTGGCAATCGTTAGTCTCCCCCTTCGTTTTCACTACCTCTTTTGTGCTCATTACGGCTCTCTAGTTGGTCATATTGCCGAGAATTGTTCTTCGGAGCAGCGACTTTGCTACAATTGCCGTCAACCTGGCCATGAATCGTCGGCTTGCCCCTCTCCAAGAACCGTTTCTGCGAAACAGTGCTATTCTTGTGGTGGTGTAGGACACATCCAAGGCACGTTCTATCTTGCATTCCATTGTCTTGTCTCTCACTATTCCTCAGCTGAATGTCCTAGTTTGAGGATCCAACAAGGTGGTAGCCAGAAGTGCTACGTAGGTGTTGTCATCAAGTATTCTTAGCTTTTTTTGACTTTTCCCTTAGAATTGTGGCCGCTTCGGACATATTGCTCGCGCTTGCCCCAATGCTGCTGGAGGAGGATTTGCCTCTAGAGCTCCTCCCCCTGGAAGAGCTTTGAACACGTCGACTTTGCCTCCTGTCAAATGCTATAGATGTGGCGGACCTAATCACAGTTCGTACCTATTCGGTCCTTCTTACACACACGTACGAAAGCTGAAGATATTCTGTTTGTTCACAGTGGCCAGAGATTGCCTTGCCGCTCCTGGGACTGCAGTGCATGACAATACTCCCACTGGACCCGCTGCGGGTGTGAATAAGAATAAGACATGCTACAAATGCCAGCAGGAAGGACATGTGAGCTCTTAATGACTTCCGCCATTACGACGCTAAATGCACAACGTTATCAGATCGCGAGGGAATGCCCGGAGAATACCGAATTTGTCGGCTAAGTTGCTGCGATGTGTTTTGACTGGATTAGTTTTGAATTGCGTTTACTTGCTCAGAATGTACTGTGATACGATAGCTTCCCGAACATAAGTACAAACCACGAAGGTCGTTCTTCGTAAACCGTGAAAGCTGCAAATTTACCTGAGGGAAGCTTTACAGCGTGTTTGATTCCACCCATCACATGTGGGCAAGTCTTCGATGTCCTGCAACAGCACTGCGGTTATGCAGGACattcttctcttttccaCCTTTCTCTCCGTCACAAGCAGACGTACAAAAGTACTCTGAACGTAAAGTGCTTCCGTACGTATCGCGTTCTATACTCACACGCAACCATTTTGCTCATTAATGGACAGGTATACTGCCCGACAACTATTCGATGTCGTTGCAAATGTGTCTCTCTATCCAAAATTCATCCCATTTTGCACTGGATGCCGCGTGCTGTCGTCTTCAGATCAAGCCAGTGGCAGGCCTTATTCAATGGAAGTAGAGTTGACGGCTGGCTTTCTCTCATTTGAAGAATGCTATGTCAGTGAAGTGACTTGCGTACCGTTCAGATCAGTTCAAGTGCGTTATTCACAAATATATCCTTATCAGTCCTGATTCCTCCAGGCTATTGCAAAATCGTCGACCCCTCTGTTTACAAGTTTATCTACGACATGGAATATCCAACCTACGCCCTCCATTCACGTTGAAGGGAACCCGCTACGCGTCTCTCAAAGTGTATCCGAAGAATCCATGTCGAATCACACACTTGTTACTTTCGACCTTGCTTATGCATTCTCGAACCCGGTTCATGCTGCAGTATCTTCagctttcttttctcaagtCTCAAAACAGATGGTGAACGCATTCGAAAAGAGATGTGCTGAAGTGTATGGCTCGCAGAAACAGTGAGGTAGACATTAGACAGAATCCAAGGGATTACTGCGTTGAGATTTAGACTTGTTAA encodes the following:
- a CDS encoding uncharacterized protein (BUSCO:EOG092602UY); amino-acid sequence: MDNHIPPVQVSLPNSPPADNIALGDEGSVQSQDTHAIHVDQPVQQGTERDRPQPHPSVEESIPEASSNHVHPVTHIPSNSGSTVEPPTSPAPHEVNGNAPTSSRMSHTASDGTVGQRARDTEASNSTGLTSPAFSSHRRSLTIGNRGNSVSVVLISSALETIASSKEAKRSTTLRESTQHALELIRNDQGGDRPREVFEPLRLACETRNDKLMIASLDCISKLISYSFFAEPPSNQLNYSSPPPSPGLSGKPSTENSSSLVDLVTNTIAACHSETTPEAVSLQIVKALLALVLSPTIFVHHSSLLKAVRTVYNVFLLSTDPVNQMVAQGGLTQMVHHVFTRCRAPTGVKNPATEGLSHSPSQDSFPSPKSATFSLPTGSKTSFTISEEIQKTDRSWPAPDPLEKRDSAVAEAEQTGQAFSSEEKGARASHESFVESNLRGPTPEVNGHRQLTRTDLFIKDAFLVFRALCKLTMKPLNNESERDMKSHAMRSKLLSLHLVLTVLNSHMPLFVDSTALIYSSSSNEATTFVQAIKQFLCLAMSRNAISQVPQVFEIVVEIIWRVLSGMRTKLKKEIEVLLHEIFIPILEMRTSTVKQKAVILGMLSRLCQDPQALVEIYLNYDCDGQSADNIYEHLMNVISKIGTTPSVLTGTKANEPPSPAIQPATKSSGNVPHSLSTTAMSVSGSMDTSMMGQSEAHLRRQGLECLVTVLRSLVAWGTAAEKTADDSTLVASSSTPSQTGEDLRRNSLTPDPSLDKVSTDPSTETLRQSTPELEDDPSRFESAKQKKTALLEGIKKFNFKPKRGIQFLIETGFIPSKSPQDIAKFLLNTDGLGKAMIGEYLGEGEEENIAIMHAFVDLLDFTNLPFVDALRLFLQSFRLPGESQKIDRYMLKFAERFIAGNSQTPFANADAAYVLAYSTILLNTDAHNPQIKKRMTKPDFIKNNRGINDNADLPEEFLSAIYDEIVNNEIKMKDEVGRTASATGPGLASVLANMGRDLQKEAYVMQSSGMANKTEALFRTMMRTQRKGSKSGEQFFSASHFVHVRPMFEVAWIAFLAGLSGPLQDTDDFEIVELCLDGFKSAIRIVCFFDLELERNARVRKLPTEELANESRSTHITVAADMVFSLSHYLSGTAIVDFVQALSDVSWEEIQSSGLSQHPRLFSLQKLVEISYYNMNRIRLEWSNLWGILGKHFNQVCCHNNLHVASFALDSLRQLATRFLEKEELPHFKFQKDFLKPFEHTMIHNSNPDIRDLVLQCLQQMIQTRVQNMRSGWRTMFGVFQAASKVLTERIANSAFEIVTRLNKEHFNAIVRHGAFADLTVCVTDFCKSSKYQKISLLAIGMLRGIIPVMLDCPECGWSTESLDDNMIKYWYPILFAFYEIIMNGEDLEVRRLALDSLFTTLKTYGSTFPVDFWDTCCQELLFPIFSVLKSSQDLSRFSTQEDMSVWLSTTMIQALRDLIDLYTFFFTTLERFLDGLLDLLCVCICQENDTLARIGTSCLQQLLENNVSKLSPVRWERVVTTFVKLFKTTTPHQLFDDALRVQISDHNSPELGDPNEANGQAILPAPLSSGNEPTKSGVQHTVDDRRRIFKQIIVKCVLQLLLIETTNDLLRNDEVYNTIPPDQLLRLTSVLDQSYQFARMFNEDKELRTGLWKVGFMRHLPNLLKQESSSAATLVHVLSRMYYDLRPEHQSARGQIAERLMPLSLNVIRDFNKLRADSQNKNILAWTPVVADILDGFCRFDDKAFARYLPAIYPLAAELLVRELTPDIRQSLKTYFIRVGFAQRIIEPS
- a CDS encoding uncharacterized protein (BUSCO:EOG09263H5H) — its product is MASVQVPETASAAVLLRSEPIPESYVPVKGPDFDKPLSLQQFLESYQRIGFQANSLGKAIDIVNRMHKWRLSDEPIAEDESDEYRSPEVRSRTRCNIFLGYTSNLISSGLREIILHLVKHSHVAAIVTTAGGIEEDFIKCLGHTYVADFNLDGADLRKRGMNRIGNLIVPNDNYCKFEDWLTPILDTMLAEQQETGQVWSPSSFIRRLGKEIDNEESVYYWASKNDIPVFCPALTDGSIGDMIYFHSFRNPGLILDIVRDIRELNELSRKSRKAGMIILGGGVCKHQIANAMLIRNGADYSVFINTGQEFDGSDSGARPDEAVSWGKIRAGAESVKIHGDATLVFPMLVAATFAKDAPGIVFEQQQ